The region CACAGATCCACCCTGAAGTTCACACGGCCCAAGGGGAAGGCAAGGCCCTGAGCTGCCTCTTTCTGGAGGGTTTCTCCAGCTCAGTGTTTTCCTCTAGACAGCTGGGGATAGTCATGGCAAAGGATAAAGGTTTCCCAGGATAGGGTGGGATGTGAGTCCTGACAGTGACCGGGAAGgttggagagagggaaggaggggaggagggcacAGGCTAGAACTGCGCCACTGATCTCCACCCCGCCTGCTGGTTATGCCTCCCCAGGTTAATGAGGACATCAGCCAGGAACTGATGGACAGTGGTGAGTCTGGGTGCCACGGGTGGGACCAGAGAACTCACAGCAGAGAAAATGGAGTCAAACCACACCCTTTCCCCATCCCCCTGGCCTCCCCCTCATCCCCAGGCCTATCACACATCCAGGGTTTAGGTACCCTTTTCCAGCACCCAGCTGCATGTTCAGAAAGGACATGCCCTCAGGGAGCCTGGCTGCCTCCCTTTCAAGTCTGTGTCCTTGCAAGACGGAATTTTCCCTTTCCTGACCTGAAAGGTGGAGCATTGGTTCTCAAGGCTGGCTGCCTGTTAGAATTGCtcgggaaattaaaaaaaaaaaaaaaaaaaagctttgcctTGGGCACACCCTAGACTAATTAAACCAGAATCTGTGAGGGTTAGGCCTGGGTAGTgatcatttttgtcattttaattctCATACTCCACTGGGTAGAGCAGAAGGATGTTGATCCTTAAGACCGCAGAGGGGAGTTTAGATCATAGAACTCCAACCACAAGTTTATTTCCAACTTAGAATTGCTTACTTCTCCTCAGGTCCTCCACTGAAAGTTTTTACGTATATAATTTGTCCTTCCAATGGTAGAATGAACTGATCATTGTTTGTCCCCTCTTTGCTGATCCAGATATGGAAGCTCAAAGAGGCAGTGAATTGGCTAAGGTCGGGGGATGCTGAGGGGTGAAATCAGGATTTGCACTCGGGCCTCCTGAGCCCACTGCTCTTTCTGCCTCACCTGTGAGGAAAGGACTGCAGGACTCAGCTCTCCAGGACGACCGAGCCTGAACTTGAATAGTAACatttatggctgtgtagagaGCCATGCTTAGGAAAGGCATTGCCCTTACTGCTCTAGCCTCTGTTCCTGGATGGTACTTCCAGGAGGCAGGGGGATGGCCATGATGACCTCTGGACAGGTCACAGGTCACAGGTCTTTTTTTTCAACCCCATCTTTCTCCCAGCAGACTCAGGAAACTACCTGAAGCGGGCCCTTCAGCTCTCCGACCGTGAGAATTTGGTCCCGAGAGATGAGGAACTGTGTATCTATGAGAACAAGGTCACCCCCCTCCACTTCCTGGTGGCCCAGGGCAGTGTGGAGCAGGTGAGGTTGCTGCTGGCCCACGAGGTAGACATGGACTGCCAGACGGCCTCTGGATACACACCCCTCCTGATCGCCGCCCAGGACCAGCAACCCGACCTCTGTGCCCTGCTTTTGGCACATGGTGCCGATGCCAACCGAGTGGATGAGGATGGCTGGGCCCCACTGCACTTTGCAGCCCAGAATGGGGATGACTGCACTGCGCGCCTGCTCCTGGACCACGGGGCGTGTGTGGATGCCCAGGAACGTGAAGGGTGGACCCCTCTTCACCTGGCTGCACAGAATAACTTTGAGAATGTGGCACGGCTTCTGGTCTCCCGTCAGGCTGACCCCAACCTGCATGAGGCTGAGGGCAAGACCCCCCTCCATGTGGCTGCCTACTTTGGCCATATTAGCCTGGTCAAGCTGCTGACCAGCCAGGGGGCTGAGTTGGATGCTCAGCAGAGAAACCTGAgaacaccactgcacctggcagtaGAGCGGGGCAAAGTGAGGGCCATCCAACACCTGCTGAAGAGTGGAGCGGTCCCTGATGCCCTTGACCAGAGCGGCTACGGCCCACTGCACACTGCAGCTGCCAGGGGCAAATACCTGATCTGCAAGATGCTGCTCAGGTACGGAGCCAGCCTTGAGCTGCCCACCCACCAGGGCTGGACACCCCTGCATCTAGCAGCCTACAACGGCCACCTGGAGATCATCCATCTGCTGGCAGAGAGCCACGCAAACATGGGTGCTCTTGGAGCTATGAACTGGACTCCCCTGCACCTAGCTGCACGCCACGGGGAGGAGGCGGTGGTGTCGGCACTGCTGCAGTGTGGGGCTGACCCCAATGCTGCAGAGCAGTCAGGCTGGACACCCCTCCACCTGGCGGTCCAGAGGGGCACCTTCCTGAGTGTCATCAACCTCCTGGAACATCACGCAAATGTCCACGCCCGCAACAAGGTGGGCTGGACACCCGTCCACCTGGCCACCCTCAAGGGCAACACAGCCATCCTCAAAGTGCTGGTCAAGGCAGGCGCCCAGCTGGACGTCCAGGATGGAGTGAGCTGCACACCCCTGCAACTGGCCCTCCGCAGCCGAAAGCAGGGCATCATGTCCTTCCTAGAGGGCAAGGAGCCGTCAGTGGCCACTCTGGGTGGTTCTAAGCCAGGAGCCGAGATGGAAATTTAGAtgatttggccaggcgtggtggctcacgtctgtaatcccagcactttgggaggctgaggcaggcagatcacctgagatcaagagtttgaggccagccttgccaacatggcaaaaccctgtctctgctaaaaatacaaaatttagctgggtatggtggcacgtgcctgtaatcccaactactagggaggctgaggcaggagaattccttgaacccaggaggcagaggttgcagtgagccgagatcgcaccaatgcactccagcctgggcaacagagcgagactccatataaaaaagaaagaaagaaagaaatttagactACTTGGGGCCTCTCGCCTGGATGGAGTAGGAATTGGTGAAAGTGCAGCTGGGCTTCTGGCAGGGCATCTTCCTTGTCTGCAGTCTTCACCTGCCCCTTCCACCTTGAGAGGAGACAGGAACCTGGGTGATGGGGGCATGGGGAGAGGTATCACTGTGGCTGTAGCTGAGGAAGGGGCTCTGGCTTGGAGAGCTGCCTTCAACACATCCTCCAGTCACTTCCAACAGACcccaggcctcctcctcctcctttatgGGGACGCAAGCTCCCCAAATGAATACCCTCTCCAGTCCAAGACACCTACCACCTTTTGCCACTCGCTTCTGAGTTCACAGGGGCCCTTGCATCCTAGCAGACCCCCTCTGGAGATGGAGGGAGGCACAGCGGTGAGGGAAgcaggatcctcccatctcacgtCTTGGGCTCTTGGCTCCTTACctcaggctggggtgggagagccAGACACATGTGCTTTGCTCAAGGGGCAGAAGCTAAAAGTTCAAAGGAGGTTTCTGCTCACTATTTAAAGTCCCAGCCAGCCATCTGTTGCCACACTGACCACACCTGTCCAGTGTCTCTGGTCCCAATGCGTGGGTCTCCCTCATGGCATTTTGGGGATATAGGAAGGGTGCACTCTAACTGTGGATAAGTCACCCTATGTGAGATGTGAGGTCCGTGGTCCCCAGCACCACCCTTCACCCTTCATCGTGTCCAGTTTTACAGCCAAACTCTGAAGTCAAGAAAGCTGAGGCTCTGAGTCTCCCGTTTAGAGATGGATTGGCCTGTGGAACCAAGTTGCATATAGAGGCCAGCAACGTTAGTatggtgtgcttgtgtgtgtatgcGATTTGTCTAATGTAGGGTATATGTgtgttcatatgtgtgtgtgagttcaCATAaagacaggaggcagaggcagcagaggGAGTTGGAGGGGGTGATGATGGTGAGGGGTGGGTTGTCTGGACTCAGTATGGAGTTTGCAGGGCTCACTTTTGTGACCACACCCAGGCCACCCATCagctgtcctgtcctgtcctgctgGTTGTGGCTGGAGCTGTTCACACTAACTTTATGTGACCAGGGCCCTAGTTCAGCTTCCAGGAGAGCAGCCAACAATTTGGAGGGAGTAGGGACAGGATGAGTGTCCTGGGGTCCTATCCTGCTCCTTCTGTCTCC is a window of Gorilla gorilla gorilla isolate KB3781 chromosome 9, NHGRI_mGorGor1-v2.1_pri, whole genome shotgun sequence DNA encoding:
- the ANKK1 gene encoding LOW QUALITY PROTEIN: ankyrin repeat and protein kinase domain-containing protein 1 (The sequence of the model RefSeq protein was modified relative to this genomic sequence to represent the inferred CDS: inserted 1 base in 1 codon; substituted 1 base at 1 genomic stop codon), whose protein sequence is MAADPTELRLGSDDFEGDWRLVASGGFSQVFQARHRRWRTXYAIKCXPCLPPDAASSDVNYLIEEAAKMEKIKFQHIVSIYGVCKQPLGIVMEFMANGSLEKVLSTHSLCWKLRFRIIHETTLAMNFLHSIKLPLLHLDLKPGNILLDSNMHVKISDFGLSKWMEQSTRMQYIERSALRGTLSYIPPEMFLESNKAPGPKYDVYSFVIVIWELLTQKKPYSGFNMMMIIIRVAAGMRPSLQPVSDQWPSEAQQMVDLMKRCWDQDPKKRPCFLDITIETDTLLSLLQSRVAVAESEALARKVSCKLSLRQPREVNEDISQELMDSDSGNYLKRALQLSDRENLVPRDEELCIYENKVTPLHFLVAQGSVEQVRLLLAHEVDMDCQTASGYTPLLIAAQDQQPDLCALLLAHGADANRVDEDGWAPLHFAAQNGDDCTARLLLDHGACVDAQEREGWTPLHLAAQNNFENVARLLVSRQADPNLHEAEGKTPLHVAAYFGHISLVKLLTSQGAELDAQQRNLRTPLHLAVERGKVRAIQHLLKSGAVPDALDQSGYGPLHTAAARGKYLICKMLLRYGASLELPTHQGWTPLHLAAYNGHLEIIHLLAESHANMGALGAMNWTPLHLAARHGEEAVVSALLQCGADPNAAEQSGWTPLHLAVQRGTFLSVINLLEHHANVHARNKVGWTPVHLATLKGNTAILKVLVKAGAQLDVQDGVSCTPLQLALRSRKQGIMSFLEGKEPSVATLGGSKPGAEMEI